The Arcanobacterium wilhelmae region GTTTCGAACCCGCAGCCGCCGTTCGCCGTGGCACTGTCCGACGCAGTCGGCACGATCGTCGCCGACGACGTGCGCTCCCTTGTGGACGTCCCCCAAGCTGACCTCGCTGCCCACGACGGCTACGCCGTTCGCTACGGCGATATCGCCGGCGCCTCACCAGATTTTCCTGTGAAACTTCCTGTGACGGAAGAAATCCGGGCCGACCAGTTCAACCCCGCTGCGCTCGCGCCCGGCACCGCGATCCGCATCTCCTCCGGCGCGCGCCTGCCCAACGGGGCAGACACCGTCGTCTCGCTGGAAGACACCGACGCCGGCCGAGCCGAAGTGCAGATCCGCCACGCCGAAGAACACGCCAACATCCGCCGCCAGGCCGAAGATCTCGAAGCCGGCGAGGTGATAGTTCGTCAAGGCCTGCGAGTGGGCTCGCGGCAAGTTGCGCTCCTCGCCTCCGCAGGCCACGCCCGCGTGCTCGTCCATCCGCGCCCACGCGTCGTCGTTATGTCCATCGGCGACGAACTCCAAGAACCTGGCAACCCCGCCGTCGCCGGAAAAGTCTTCGACGCCAACTCCCACGCACTCGCCTCCGCCGTCGCCGACGCCGGTGGAGACGTCTTCCGAGTCGGCGCCGTCTCCGACGACAAACGTACCCTGCGCGAAATGCTTGAAGACCAGCTCGTGCGCGCCGACATCATCATCACCACCGGGGGGCTCTCCTACGGCGGGGGCGACACCTTGAAAGAAGTACTCGCCCCGCTCGGCACCGTCCGATTCGACAATGTTGCGATCTCGCCCGGCCGCCAATTCGGTGTCGGCCGGCTCGAAGAGACCACAATCTTCTGCCTGCCCGGTTCACCGGTTGCAGCGCTGACGAGCTTCGAAGTGTTCATCCGCCCAGCGCTGCGCAAAATGGCCGGATACCAGCATGTTGAACGTCGCGCCATCACAGCCCGCGTCGATTCCGCATGGGTTTCACCCCAGGGCGTGGTCGAATACGTGCGCGGCAAAGTCCTCGGCGCGCCCAGCGCCGGCTATCACGTCACCCCGATGGGCGACCCCTCGCGCCAGCTCCTGACCGGACTTGCCGATGCCAACTGCCTCGTCGAAGTCCCCGCCGACGTCACACAAATCAACGTTGGAGACGAGCTGGCCTGCTACGTCCTGGACCGCTAGAGCAAGCGAGCCACGACGTCGGGGTACAAGTTGTGTCCCGGCGTCGCGCGTATGGGCGAACGGTGAGCTCCGACGTCGGCGACGTTCGGACGTGAACGGCTCGTCTGAGTCGGCGAAAAAGCAACACGCCACCGCCACCTAACCGCGAACGTGCGCGGAAAAACCTAAGGTAGGGGCATGGAATTTAATGGCTACGCGGTCGCGGCCGCAGTGTTCCTCCTTCTGGGGGTCGTGGTTCCGCGATTCGCGTTGCGAAGGTCGGTGATCGCAGATTCCGCACTGGAAGAACGCTACAGCGAAGACCTTCGCATCGTGAGGCAGCCGCGCCTCGCGATGGCCGACAGCGGTGAGAGCGGGACAATTTACACAACGGAGCGCACAATGGACCAACGGCAAAGGAAAATCTCCTTGAAAGAAGTGGCACGCGGGCGGAGCAAAGCACGCGCACGGATGGCCACTCGCGCCGCCTACCGCGCGCGCGGATACCTCGCCCTTGGTGTGGCCGGCGCGCTCGCGATCTCGCTCTGGATCGGCGTCGGCGCTGCCTCGCTCCCCACATGGCCCGCGATCATCGCAACCCTCGCAACCGGATTCGGGGCGATCGGGTTGGGATACCTTGTGAGTGAATGGACTGCAGGGGACGATGCCGACCGTGAAGAAATCACAACAGCCACCGAGCTTCTGGCACGAGCCAAGCGGCAGCGTGGGAGGGCACAAACTGATCGCCGCGAGCTCGCCGCCGAACCGGCTGAGGCCGTGGCACCCAATGCTAGCGTTGCGCCGGCCGTGGACGTCGAGCCGGATGCGAGCGCAACCGCCGACGGTGCCGGCGCAACGCATCAGAAGCACGAGCCTGTGCGCGAGGCTGGCGCCGGCGCAGTTGCACGGCCAGGAACCGCGCGTAAGCCGGCCGCGCGGGCGAAGATTGTTCGGCCCGCAGCGAAGGCGGAGACGCCGAGCTACACGCTCAAGCGTCGCACCGTTGCACCCTACGAGCCTGCGGTGGCGGACGAGGCCCAGGTGCCGTTCCGCCCGAAGCGTGCTGGCGAACGTGTCGGGAACGCGCCCGTGCAGGCAGCGAACCCCGCGCCGGAGATGACTGGGCTCGAGGAGCTCCGCTCCGGGCTGTTGGCTGGCGGATCGACGTTAGACGAACTGCTTGCCAAGCGTAGGGCGTAGGAAGTTTTTGGTGGAGGGCGCGGCTGTGGGCTGCGCCCTCCGATGTTTATGTACCGCGGGGTGGAGGGTGAAATTCGCTTGGCTGGGCGGGCGTGACGGATGAGACTCGCTCCGATTTGCGCAACTCCCATCGGGTGGTGCTATAGTAAACGTGTTCTCAGGGGCTATGGCGCAGTTGGTAGCGCGTTTCGTTCGCAATGAAAAGGTCCGGGGTTCGAATCCCCGTAGCTCCACCACTAGGACGCTCATTTTGATCCAAAATGAGCGTCCTTTTGTTTTGGTACGTGGGCCAAAATTTGCTCGTGTGTGCCAAAATCGGACTATAGGACTGTGGGAGTGCTAGACGGTTTGAAGAGTTATGGCGTTTATGGCCACAGCTCCACTCGTTGACGAGGTCTACCCTGTTGTTTTCGTACACGCGATCAGCATCACCACGTTACGGGCGAGGTAAATTTTGTATCATCTTCAGCAGCCTAGATAACGAAGCCCGGACGGCTAGGCCGTCCGGGCTTCGTTATGTTTGTGCCGAGCGAGCTCGCTCGCGCACTCCTTACTTAGTGTCGGCAGGAACCTTGCGGGCCGTCCACGGCAACCAGATAGGCCGGCCGATGTCGTGCGTGATTCCCACAATGGTGAGCGTACGCACGATGAACGTGTCGATGAGGATTCCGAGCGCAACAATCACGGCGAGCTGGAACATGAACAGCAGCGGCACGACCACGAGAGCGGCGAAGGTGGCTGCGAGGACGACACCGGCAGAGGTGATCACGCCGCCGGTCACGGTTGCGGCGCGCTTGGTTCCTTCGCGTGTTCCGTGTTTGAGGGATTCTTCGCGGGCTCGCGAGAGCAGGAAGATGGTGTAGTCCACGCCTAGTGCCACGAGGAAAACGAACGCGTAGATCGGGATGGAGGCGTCAGCGCCTGGGTGGTTGAGGATCTGGAAGAACAGGATCCCGGACAGGCCCATCGCGGCCGCGAAGCTCACGACGTTGACGGCGAGAACGATCAGCGGTGCGACGATGGCACGCAACAGGATCATGAGCAGAACGGCGATCACGACGAGCACAACAGGGAAGATTTTGTTGAAATCGTTGTTCGCGGTGGTCTGCGTGTCCAAGGTTTCGGCTGCGGGGCCGCCAACAAGCGCACCCGCGTCGGCGTCGTGCGCGACGGATCGGATCGCCGTCACGACTTTCCCGGCTGCCTTATCTTCCGACGGCATCGTGGTGGTGACGTTGAGGAGTGCCTTCCCGTCGACGATCGTCGGCTCAGCGTTCGCTGCCGACGTCGGACGGCCCGCCGACGTCGGCGCCTGACCGGTTCCTTGGGGGCGGGCAGCTGCGCTTTCGCGCGCAGGCGCCTCACCGGCGTCGTTGGCGCCGGGGGTGCTACCGGCGGCCTCCGGGCGCCCGCCGACGCCAGCCGGAGCTCCAGATGCGCCAGCGTCGGTTGCGAACTCGACAGAGGCGACGCCGTCGAGGGCTTCGATGCGCTCCTTGAGGCTGTCGGCCTTGTCCTCGCGGACGACGACGGTGGTGGGTTGGGATGAACCGGCGTCGAACTTCTCTTGCAGAACCTCGAAGCCGACCACGGCTTCGGGGGAGGAGGTGAACTGGTCGGTCGTTGAGGTGCCGTCGGCGGGGAAGGTGAAGAAAAACGCTGCCGAGACGGCAAGGGCTGCGAGCGTGCTGATCCACACTGGCCGGTCGTGGCGCGCAACGAAATTCGCCACTGTGTTCCAGGCGCCGTGGCTCTTTTCGATCGCCTCAGCTTCGGAATCGTAGTGGGGAAGTTTTGCGGGCCAGAACAAGATCGAGGCCCGCTTTCCAGGCAACATGAGGATGCCGGGGAGGAGTGTGAGGGCGGCGAAGATGGCGAAGAGGATGCCGATCGCGGCGATTGGGCCGAGCGAGGCGGTTGAGGACAGATCCGAGAGCATGAGCGTGAGCAGTCCGCAGATCACGGTGCCGCCGGAAGCGACGATGGGTTCCCACGAGCCCTTCAATGCGGTGGCGAGAGCGTCGATCGGTGTAGCTTTGACCATCATTTCTTCGCGGTATCGGGCGATGAGGAGGAGGCAGTAATCGGTGGTCGCGCCGATCACGAGGATGGCGAGGATTCCCTGGGTTTGGCCGTTGAGCGAAAGGATGTCGTTCTTCGCCAGTTCGTAGACGACGAGCACCGCGGCGCACAGCGCTGCCATTGCCGTCCCGAGGACCGCGAATGGGAGCAAGAGTGAACGGTAGACGGCCACGAGGATGACGAACACGAGGCCGAGGGCCACGAGAAGGAGCGTGAGGTCGATGCCGGTGAAGGCGCTGCCGAGATCTGCGGCGAGGCCGACCGGGCCTGAGACGCGGACTGTGAGCCCCTGTTCCTGAGGGGCCGCGTCGTTGATCGTGGCGCGAAGTGCTGCGGTTGCTGAGTTGATCCGCTTCTCGCCATCGGGTGAAAGTTCGGCCAGTTTGGCCGCATCGAGGCTCATCGGCAGCAGTGCGGCTGTTTTATCCTCGTTCGGAACAACGGGGATCATGGGCGAGGTGAGAAGCTCGGAGAGTGCGATATCGCCGGGGATCTCGGCCGTGACCATGTTCTGCGAGAGGTTCTTGAGCCACGCGAGTTGGGAATCGGTCAGTTTTTCGTTTCCCGACGTCGACGCGACGACGAGCGCTGGGATAGTCGACGACGCGTTGAACTTGGTGGCTTCCTCCTTTGCGAGGGTGGATTCGGCGGTTTTGGGGAGGAATACTGCCTGATCGTTCTCCGAGACAGTCCCGATCTTTCCCTGTGCCATGCCGCCGAAGGCAAGGGCTGCGAGCCACAGGAGGAGCAGGAGAATCCTCAAGGGAACCGCCCGTCGTGATGCGAGGAATCCCATCACACGGTTGATGGGATTGGTGGGTTGAGCATCTAGCTGTGTGCGGCGATGCTGAGGATTTTCTACATGTGACATGCGCTCACACTATCAACACTTTGAGACATGCGTTCTTTTTTATGGAATTGTTCTCATGTGAATTGCCAATCGGAGCGGGTGCTTGTTCTGGTGCGGATCGCGGCACCTGGCTAGCGGCTATTGATGCGTTAGTAAGAGGTATATGTCCGCTGGGAGGCAGTGGAGCATGGTGAGTGCCAGCCCGGTGCGGGGAGATTGGTTGTCTTTCTCCCCGCATTTGCATCCCTACCGACGCTCCGCTCGCCAGTGCTGCAGGGGTGGGGACGCAAATTGGCCCCGACGTCGTCGCCGGGGCCAACAATCGCGGTCCTGTTACTACCAGGCCATCCCGCGCCGGCGGATGTTTACGGCAGATGCCACGAGGCACAGTGTGACCGTTCCCACCAGCACAAGCGTTCCGAACGCACCCACAGCCGTGAGTGCGCCGACGTCGGTGCCTTTCGCGAGTAGCGTGGCACCCAGCGCGAGCGTACCGATCGGGAACGTGAGCGCCCACCAGCCCGGAGCGAACGGCATGCGCCGAATAAACCCGCGCACAGTCACTACCAGCGCCCATGCGCACAGCGGGATCCCGACCACAACCATGAACCAACCGTAGGTGTTCGCCACGCTCTGGGCGCTTGCTGCGAACTGTGGCAGGAGCATCTCGCGAGCTTGCGCCGCGATCGACTGCGCCGCCGCCGTCGACTGCCCGACCATTCCCAGCGGAATCCACGCGCTCGCGCTCGCGGCCAACGGCAGTGGCTCCACGCGCCAATGATGGTGGTAGGCCGTGGCAAATACAGCGATACCCAGGAAGAATGCCATGAAGAAGCAGGCTCCGCTGATCACCAGGAGCCAGAACTGGAAGGTGTCGGAGACGTGGGAGACGAGCCCGGCGCCCGTCGTCGCCGCAACCATCGGGCCCACAACCGCGAGCCCCCACACTGTCGTCGGGGAGCCGAGGTCCGTGCCGATCAACCAGATTGCGAAGCCGATTGCGGCGGCCAAGCCGATCGCGGTGCCGATGATCCAGGTGACGGCGTCGAGTTGCCAGGCAGCGTCGGCGTATTGGGGCCAGTGCGCGGGCACAACCGCCGCAGTTGCCGAGCCGACCGACAAGATTCCCATCGAAACGGTGCCCCACATGGGGGTTTGTGTGGCGTCGCGGATCGTGGTTGTCAGGGCGTCGCGGGAGATCGCGATGCGCACGATGTAACCGATGACAAGCGCGGCTAGCACGCCCCATGCGAGCACAAGCACGGCGACGGACGCCTGTCCTGCTCCGGGGAGGTTGCCCGTGTGAGCCTGAAGGAGGTTTGCGAGGATTGCGGTTCCCATCGCCGCCGGGAACCAGGCCGGCCCGATGGGTGGCAGTTTGTCGGAGTTCGGGTTCTTTTCCGACGCCGGTGCGCCCTTTTTGTTCGTTTCGGGTGCGTTGGGGTCGGCCGGGTCGGTGCCCGGCTGCGCCAGAGGGTACGAGGACTTCGCTGATTCGTTACTCACGTTCATACAGCGTGCTCTTTATCGGCGGAGGCTTCCAGCTATGTCCACGAAAGATCCGCCACACTTTGGGCAATGAATGCGCGCGAGCCGGCCGGGCGAGGTGAGGTGAGAGATGTGCGTCAAACCGGCTGCGGCGTGAAGTGAAAATTTTTCGCCGTTCGGCGGGGAAAACTGACGGCTGTGGTACCTCCCACCGCGCAACGGTCAGCGCGTTGGGCGTCGGTGGGGTACCGTTAGAGGCGTTCGCACATGAAGAAAATTCTCAGCCAACCGGCTGGAAGAAAGAAGTTTGGAGCGTATGTTGATCGTCATCGGCGGCATGATCGGCGCAGGCAAGACCACGGTTGCTGAGCTGTTGGGCAAGAAGTACGGCTCCACGGTGCTCCACGAGAATGTGGAGAATAACCGGATTCTGCCGCTGTTCTACACGGCGTCGAAGGAGGAGCAGGAGCGTAAGCGTTATTCGTTCCTTCTCCAGCTCGAGTTCTTGAATTCGCGTTTCACGGACGTCAAGCGTGCGATGCTGTCGGGTGCGGACACGATCCTCGATCGCTCGATCTACGAGGATTGGTACTTCGCGAAGGTCAACACGGAGCTTGGGCGTATTTCGCCCGAGGAGTTCCACATTTATGAGGGCCTGCTCAACAACATGATGGAGGAGATCAAGGATCTACCGAAGAAGGCTCCGGATCTGTTCATCTACTTGTATGCGGATTTCGATACGATCATGGATCGTATTCATTCGCGCGGGCGCGATTTCGAGCAGGACGACGAGCTCACCTCATACTACCGTAAGCTCTGGGAAGGCTACGACGAGTGGGTGGACAACGATTACATCGCCTCGCCGGTTCTGAAGATCAACGTGGCCGAGCATGAGGTTGGCCTGGTTCCGGAGCAGCAGCAGTATCTGTTTGATCAGGTGGAGGCAGAGCTGAAGCGCCTGGGCGTGAAGTGAGTTGAGTTGTGTAAGGGAAGGCGGCCTGCGTGCCGCCTTCCCTTTTTGCCCGTCGACATCGCTGCGTTACCGACGTCGGTGTGCTGCTGTCGTGGTTGTTGGTGTTGCGTACGCGCGTCCCGGATGGTGGACGCGCACCAGCGCGCTTTGTTGGCTGTGAGCGGACATGCAAACGCCGAAAATCCGCCATTTCGGGACGTTTTGGGTGGTTTGTGTAGCCTAACCTTAGGAAAATATCAGCCGTCTCCTAGGACTTAGGGCGTAGTGTTCCCGCCATGAATATCCCACTTCATCCGCTTGCAGTGCACCTCCCGGTTGTGTTGGTGCCGCTTTCTGTTCTCTTCCTCCTGGCTTCCGTGGCAACCGCGCGCTGGCGCAATGTTTCCACCACGCTCGGGACGGTATTCGCGTGGGTTTCCTTCGCTGGCCTCCTTGTTGCGAAGGAAACTGGCGAGTCGCTGGCGCATGTGCGCGGCGTGCCGTCGGCTCACGAAATGTGGGCGGATTTCACTGTTGTTGCTGTTGGCCTACTTGCCGTGTTCGCGACGGCGTGGGCGCTCCCGTTGCTGCGTGAGCTTGGCAAGCCTGGGTTGACGAAGCTCGCCGACGCCGGTGCGAAGCTCGCGCCGATCGCCCGCGTTCTCGTCGCGCTCGCCGCAATCGCGTCGCTGGTGTTTATCGTGCTGGTGGGCCATTCCGGTGCGAGTGCAGTGTGGGACAAGCCCGCAGCTTCGGCTACCGCAGCCCCGGCGTCGGCAGCTCCGGCGCAGGCCGCACCGGCAGCGTCGGCTCCTTCGGGCGCAACCAGCGCCCCGGCGTCGGCCGCGGATGGTTCCTTCACGATGGCGGAGATTGCGAAGCATAACAGTGCCGAATCGTGCTGGGTGGCGATTAACGGCACCGCGTACGACCTGACCACATGGATCAACCACCACCCGGGCGGGCCGGCCGTGATTGGCACCATGTGTGGCACTGACGGAACGGCCGCGTTCACCGTACAGCACGGCGGCGAGGGCGAGCCGGCCGCTGAGCTCGCGCAGTTCAAACTCGGGCCGGTGAAGTAGTCTTTGTTGCCGGAGGGCCTGGCAGTTTGTTGTAGTTTTTCGGGTCCGGTTGCACTATGTGCAACCGGACCCGGTTTTATATAGATCTGTGTGCTTTACTTCGCGAGTTCGTTGATCAGCCAGCCGAGCTCCGGCTCGAACGCCGGGCCATACCAGTGGTTGTCCAGCGTGTGCGTGCGCTTGATGCATCGCAGAGTGAAATCGGCGGCGATACGCGCCGAATCGAACACTGAATGTCCATTCATTAGTGCGCCAACAAAAGTAGAAGAGTACACATCGCCCGTGCCGTGGCTGCCGCGCTCCAGGCGCTCGTGCTCGTAGTAGGCGTATTCGCCGTTCTCGAACACCACCACGCCGGTGGTTTCCGGAGAGTAGGAAATACCCGTAAGAATCACGGTTTTCGCGCCGCGCTCGGTGAGCTTCGCGAGCAGCTCGTTGATGAACGCGCGATCGTAATCCTCGCGGTACTCGGTTTCGGTAATGAGGCAGGCCTCGGTGATATTGGGCAGAATGATGTCCGCCGAGAAGGCGAGACGGCCCATGGCTTTCGCGAACGCCTCGTCAAAACCTGGGTAGAGCTTGCCGGCGTCGGCCATCGCCGGATCCACAATAAACGGCGCACCTTCGCGCAGCAGCGAATCGGCGATGGATTTGACGTAGTCGATCTGCTTCTCGGAGCCGAGGTAACCGGTGTAGAGTGCCGCGAAATCCAGGACCTCCTTCTTCCAGTGCGCCTCGATCGCAGGCATATCGTCGGTCAGATCGCGGAACGTGTAGCCGGTGAAACCACCAGTGTGTGTGGAGAGCACAGCGGACGGCAGGATCGACGTCTCCTGCCCGCACGCCGAGAGGATCGGCAGTGCCACCGTGAGCGAGCACTGGCCCACGCCCGAAATGTCCTGGATCGAAAGAATGCGGTTATACGCCATCGGTGATTCTCCTTTGTTTGACGTTCGGCACAACTTTACTCGGTTCGGTGCGGGTTTCGCGCCGGTAATCGGGGGCTTGGCACGTCACCCGCGTACTGCCCGTCCGAGCGGGGCGAGCAGGCGTTTCGCGACGATAGCGAGTGCGGCAGTCGCGACGAGGGCGAGGACGGGGTACGTGAACCGGGCCCCGGCGTCGCCAAGCATGCGGTCCAGTACGATCATCGGCAAGTTTTGCACGGTGTAGAGCCAAAAAAGGTTCTCGCCGCACCACTCGAGCGGGCGGGAGCGCAACGGGAATCGGGCGAGGACCGACACGATCGTGAGAGCGAACGCGATCGACTCCATGCCGAACACGAAAAAATGCGGCCGATCCACGAGCGAAAGCCCGTACGTGGCGGCAAGTGGGACGGTGAGCGCGGCGAGCCAGCCCGGCGTCGTCACGACGAGACGCGTGTATGCTGGGCGTGCCAGCGCAAGCATCATGCCGGCCGGGAAGCATAGCATCGAATAAAACGTGTAGTGCTGGTTGGGTTTTTGTGTGGACATCCAGAGCTCGAATAATGCCACAACCAGCGTAAACGCAGCGACGAGCACCCATGTGCGGGCGGGGGAAGCGCCGGGGCTCCACACGCCGACCCTCTCGGCGCCGCGGAAAACCACCCACGTCAGCGCCCACAGCGCCAAAATTGCGAAAATATACCAGCTCGCGTTCGCGAGCGAAAACCAGCCGAACATCGCAAAGAAAGCGTATGTTGCCGAAACTGGCTCCGGGCCGATCATCGCGAGGACAAGGTAGCACGCCGTGATCGGGATGAACTGGGCGAGCGTGGCGCCGATGCGCGCACGCGGAATCGTGCGTGCATAACCCGATTTGCTCGCGAGCGACACCATCATCCCGTATCCCGAGAAGAGCAGGAAACAGGCCACCATCAGCTGTCCAAGCTGGGAGATGAGCCAAAGCATCCCGCCGTCGCTCCAGGGTGTAGTGGGGTAGTGCGCCGTGACGTGCGAGGCGAACACAATCATGATGAAGACGCCGTTGACGGCGTTCGTTTGGCTGCGGGAGAGGAAGTGGGTCGCTGTGGCGGCGGGGTTAGCGGTGGTGGTCTGGTTGGTTGGGGTGGCGTGGTTGCTTGGGGTGGCGGTGCCAGTGGGTGTGGCAACGCCGGTGCGACGGCCGTTCCAGATGCCGTGGAGCGTGAGTGCGACGATCAGCGCGAGAAAGAGGTTCACGCGTGGAATTTTAGCGGTTGGAGTGGGCTGTACTCGTGGCTCCTCAAATTTTGGTCGCTTTTTTGTGGGCTCGAGCCGTATATGGCCCTGAGTCTTGATTTTTGCGCCCAAAATTTTCAGTGCACGAGGTAGCTCACAGCCCCTGGGGGCTCAGACGGGATGGCGTAAAAGAGTGGTTAAGGTGCTTGTTGTCAAAATTGGTAGAAACTGTAGTTTGCCTTGCTCGGTGCCGAGTATTACCCTGTAATCAAGAAATCCAGCACGTGATTATTACCCGGTAACCGAAGTGTTCGCCAAAAACTGTCGCAGGCTACTCGTACGGTGAATTGCATCCCCGATGAAGCGGCGAGTGGCGAACCGAAGGTGGAGAAAGGAGGCCCAGGTGGCAGTTCGAGATGTGTTGCTGTGGCTGCTCGCAGAGCAGCCACAGCCGGTGTATCAACTGCGCGATGAATTCGAGGCGCGCACCGATCACATCTGGCCCATGAACGTGGGGCAGGTGTATCAAACAGTCCGCCGGCTTGAGCGTGATGGACTCGTTGAATCCCTTGGCGAGGTTGAGGGCAAAAGCGGCGAAACGTATGCGATCGCCGGCTCTGGGCGCGAGGTGCTTGATACGTGGCTTGCGGCTCCGATCCTGCGGCCGCGTGATGAACGCGACGATCTGGTCATGCGCATCGCGGTCGGCGCCGGAGCGGCGCGAAACCTCACAGCCGATATTCACGCTCAGCGCATGGCCACGCTCGCCGAGATCCGTGCGATGACGAAGGAGCTCTCTGGAATCCCGGAGGAAAATCTCACCGCCCAGCTCCTTGCCCAGCGCCGCATTTTCGATCTGGAAGCGCAAGGCCGCTGGCTCGATCACATTGAACGAATCATTGCCCGCCACGCCGCGGCACAGCCGGATGCCGGCGATCCGCCCCCTGGCGCCCGCGCAACGACAATTGAACCCAACGCGCCCGCGCGCACCGGCGTCGCCGATCCGGCGGCGAACTCCCACTCGGGCGGCAACGGGGCCGCTCACAACCGCAGCACTGAAAGGTATTGAAATGAGCAACGTCATTACGATGGAGAACGTCACGAAGATTCACCGCTCAGGCGCAGATGAGGTCCGCGCCCTTGACGGCGTGAGTGCGGGGATTCGCACCGGTGAGTTTGTGGCGGTGATGGGGCCGAGCGGTTCGGGAAAGTCCACGTTCCTCAACGTGATTGGTGGGCTGGATGCGCCAACGTCGGGCAAGATTTTTGTAGACGGGCAAGAGATCACTGCCGTGTCGATCAAGATCCCATACTATGGCGGTGATTGTGATTGTTGGCGTAGTGGCGCTCGCGGCTGCCTCGCCGGTGTTCATTCGCGTAGCTGCTTGGGCGTTCCACTGGAATGTGGCTGCGAAGATGGCGGGCCGTGATCTGGTGCGTAACAGTTTTCGATCGTCGGCGGCGGTGGCGGCGATCATGGTGGGCGTGATCCGTGCGACCATGGCGGGTGCGTTCTCGGCGTCGACGCTGAGTGCACAAAATCGTCTGCAATACCCAGGGCTCGAGCGTGGGGAAGTTTTGTATACCCTTGCCTACGAATCAGTGGGTGGAAACGACGCCGACGTGCTCAAAATGGCTGTGGATCGCGCGAATTCCGTTCGGCCGGTGGCCTCGTCGCAGATCGTGTATTCACCGTTTTTCGATCAGAAAACGATCGTCGAGCCAGTCGCGGGAGAAGAGCCACAAAAGCGCCCAGCGTCGAAATGGGCGAATTCGCCAGGAGTTGGTGAGGGGCTCGGGTTCGGGAGCCGGGTCATGGTGGTTGAGCCAGGCGATGTTGGTGGTATGAATTTCATTCCAGATCAGAATAAGCCTGCGGCTAAGGTTGCCCTTGAACGCGGCGAAGTACTGACATTTGATGATGTGAGTAAGCCGCTCGAGTTTCTACCGTGGGGCGAAAGTGTGGGGTCGAGTGAGGGAACGCCGCTCGGTGTTTCGCAGGCTCCACTGATGGAACGCAATTATGGTGTGAATGCCCTGATGACTCCCGCTACCGTGAAAAAGCTTGGCGGAACCGTGCGAGCAACGGCTATTCGGATCACGTTCGAGCAGCCAATCACCTTGTGGGATAACCGTGGCGCTTTACGTCAAGCTCTTCAGGGCGACGGCGCGGAAGTTCAGGCTGCGGTGATCGCGGCACCCGAGTATGAGCAGTTTACGTCGTGGCTTGTGATTTGCCTGATCGCTGGAGGTGCTGCGGTTTTCGTGGCCATGATCGTGGTGGCAATGAGCGCGCGGGCGGCCCGGCAAGATATGGACACAGTGGAGGCGCTCGGTGGTGCGCCAGGTTTCCGGCGGGCGTTCTCGTCCTGGCACGGGGTGATTACGGCGGTTGCCGCTGTTGTTCCGGGGGCCCTGGTGGGCGAGTTTGGTGTGTGGCTGGCGCGTAACCGCATGGAGATTTCGGAGATAGGCTACGAACCGCTTGCAGTTGTGCTGATTGGGGTAGTCATTGTTGCGGTCACAGCGCTAGCTGGCGCGATCTTCCCGCCTGGGCGAGGGGTACTCACCCGCCGCGCCGACTAGGTGGTGTGTGGTGGCGTGCTAATATTACCACGCCACCACATGTCTTGATAATATTAGCAATATGAGAACTCCGCTTGATTCGCCTTTTAGTCCTGGCTCTGATGTTGTGCCGCAGGTATGGGCTGGGCGCGCTCGTTTCCTCGCGGATTGGCGTGATGTGCTTCGCCCGAGGCGAGTGGCGGGAATCCATGAGCGTGCCCGAACAATCCTCGGTGAGGCTGGTTCGGGTAAATCTGCGCTCGTACGTCGCATTGCGCAAAGTGCACGCGACCAGGGGGATTGGGTCACTGAACAGATTCGGATCCCGGCAGGCGGCGATCCGCTCAAGCG contains the following coding sequences:
- the glp gene encoding gephyrin-like molybdotransferase Glp → MKTIEQFKEECFDVSNPQPPFAVALSDAVGTIVADDVRSLVDVPQADLAAHDGYAVRYGDIAGASPDFPVKLPVTEEIRADQFNPAALAPGTAIRISSGARLPNGADTVVSLEDTDAGRAEVQIRHAEEHANIRRQAEDLEAGEVIVRQGLRVGSRQVALLASAGHARVLVHPRPRVVVMSIGDELQEPGNPAVAGKVFDANSHALASAVADAGGDVFRVGAVSDDKRTLREMLEDQLVRADIIITTGGLSYGGGDTLKEVLAPLGTVRFDNVAISPGRQFGVGRLEETTIFCLPGSPVAALTSFEVFIRPALRKMAGYQHVERRAITARVDSAWVSPQGVVEYVRGKVLGAPSAGYHVTPMGDPSRQLLTGLADANCLVEVPADVTQINVGDELACYVLDR
- a CDS encoding MMPL family transporter, with translation MSHVENPQHRRTQLDAQPTNPINRVMGFLASRRAVPLRILLLLLWLAALAFGGMAQGKIGTVSENDQAVFLPKTAESTLAKEEATKFNASSTIPALVVASTSGNEKLTDSQLAWLKNLSQNMVTAEIPGDIALSELLTSPMIPVVPNEDKTAALLPMSLDAAKLAELSPDGEKRINSATAALRATINDAAPQEQGLTVRVSGPVGLAADLGSAFTGIDLTLLLVALGLVFVILVAVYRSLLLPFAVLGTAMAALCAAVLVVYELAKNDILSLNGQTQGILAILVIGATTDYCLLLIARYREEMMVKATPIDALATALKGSWEPIVASGGTVICGLLTLMLSDLSSTASLGPIAAIGILFAIFAALTLLPGILMLPGKRASILFWPAKLPHYDSEAEAIEKSHGAWNTVANFVARHDRPVWISTLAALAVSAAFFFTFPADGTSTTDQFTSSPEAVVGFEVLQEKFDAGSSQPTTVVVREDKADSLKERIEALDGVASVEFATDAGASGAPAGVGGRPEAAGSTPGANDAGEAPARESAAARPQGTGQAPTSAGRPTSAANAEPTIVDGKALLNVTTTMPSEDKAAGKVVTAIRSVAHDADAGALVGGPAAETLDTQTTANNDFNKIFPVVLVVIAVLLMILLRAIVAPLIVLAVNVVSFAAAMGLSGILFFQILNHPGADASIPIYAFVFLVALGVDYTIFLLSRAREESLKHGTREGTKRAATVTGGVITSAGVVLAATFAALVVVPLLFMFQLAVIVALGILIDTFIVRTLTIVGITHDIGRPIWLPWTARKVPADTK
- a CDS encoding TDT family transporter; amino-acid sequence: MNVSNESAKSSYPLAQPGTDPADPNAPETNKKGAPASEKNPNSDKLPPIGPAWFPAAMGTAILANLLQAHTGNLPGAGQASVAVLVLAWGVLAALVIGYIVRIAISRDALTTTIRDATQTPMWGTVSMGILSVGSATAAVVPAHWPQYADAAWQLDAVTWIIGTAIGLAAAIGFAIWLIGTDLGSPTTVWGLAVVGPMVAATTGAGLVSHVSDTFQFWLLVISGACFFMAFFLGIAVFATAYHHHWRVEPLPLAASASAWIPLGMVGQSTAAAQSIAAQAREMLLPQFAASAQSVANTYGWFMVVVGIPLCAWALVVTVRGFIRRMPFAPGWWALTFPIGTLALGATLLAKGTDVGALTAVGAFGTLVLVGTVTLCLVASAVNIRRRGMAW
- a CDS encoding deoxynucleoside kinase gives rise to the protein MLIVIGGMIGAGKTTVAELLGKKYGSTVLHENVENNRILPLFYTASKEEQERKRYSFLLQLEFLNSRFTDVKRAMLSGADTILDRSIYEDWYFAKVNTELGRISPEEFHIYEGLLNNMMEEIKDLPKKAPDLFIYLYADFDTIMDRIHSRGRDFEQDDELTSYYRKLWEGYDEWVDNDYIASPVLKINVAEHEVGLVPEQQQYLFDQVEAELKRLGVK